A part of Cryptococcus gattii WM276 chromosome G, complete sequence genomic DNA contains:
- a CDS encoding Hypothetical protein (Similar to TIGR gene model, INSD accession AAW44544.1; CNG01000) produces the protein MRISASLIALGAAASVATAQNVSIPGLTSSALHLLSSSCQTAVKELLSPNSPTGQCLNTTAAQTVLNSNGSVVPSVENWLDSICTSNPCSNSTLQNATQTILSQCSTDLQKFGVTNETIKVIVQSYPLAREVVCLKTTDPFTSNSTSSNSTSGGYGGASSSASSWASSATGWATSAWDGATATSSMWNNGGGNDAGPSASYAAESAYKLIRRQRDQSSGSSASPAVFSTSSAASPSSTASSSGNSTSNTTETYCLISVLDELSYYLGTNLSLQEIATIALGGNATAVQTLASIPPTALCNDCIFGALSLAETEFPDVGTSIWIGNTTLNQFFDTTCNATGLVISQNGTLPHNVTASAYNSTFPYPFVNGTSTYSPTSTAAPIPLQSVVPNHNVTFGHTTIAFGNGTRGSSSATSSAASSSESTSSSVATAAASNPAAVKARWMGQ, from the exons ATGAGAATCTCAGCATCGTTGATCGCCTTGGGCGCTGCTGCTTCTGTCGCCACAGCTCAAAACGTCTCCATTCCCGGGTTGACTTCTTCAGCACTTCACCT TTTGTCTTCGAGTTGTCAGACCGCTGTGAAGGAGCTTCTCTCTCCTAATTCTCCTACAGGGCAGTGCCTCAACACCACTGCCGCTCAGACTG TCCTTAACAGCAACGGTTCCGTTGTCCCTAGCGTCGAAAACTGGCTCGACAGCATTTGCACTTCCAACCCCTGCTCTAATTCTACCCTTCAAAACGCTACGCAGACTATTCTCTCTCAATGCTCCACCGACTTGCAAAAGTTTGGCGTGACCAACGAGACTATCAAGGTTATCGTTCAGTCTTATCCTTTGGCCCGAGAAGTTGTTTGCTTGAAGAC TACCGACCCATTCACCAGTAACTCTACTTCTAGCAACTCCACTTCTGGTGGTTATGGTGGTGCCTCCAGCAGTGCCAGTAGCTGGGCTTCCAGTGCTACTGGCTGGGCTACCTCTGCCTGGGACGGTGCTACCGCCACATCTAGCATGTGGAATAACGGCGGCGGAAATGACGCTGGTCCTTCTGCCTCATATGCCGCAGAATCTGCCTACAAACTAATTCGCCGACAGCGTGATCAGAGTTCTGGTTCTTCTGCATCTCCCGCCGTCTTCTCGACCAGCTCAGCCGCTTCTCCCAGCAGCACCGCATCGAGCTCTGGTAACTCTACTTCCAACACCACCGAAACTTACTGTCTCATCTCTGTCCTTGATGAGTTGTCCTATTATCTCGGTACAAATTTGAGCCTCCAGGAAATTGCTACCATTGCTCTCGGTGGTAACGCCACTGCTGTCCAGACCCTTGCTTCTATCCCTCCCACTGCTCTCTGCAATGACTGTATCTTCGGTGCTCTTTCTCTCGCTGAGACCGAGTTCCCCGACGTAGGAACTTCCATCTGGATTGGTAACACCACCCTCAACCAGTTCTTTGACACGACCTGTAACGCCACTGGACTCGTGATTTCACAGA ACGGTACTCTGCCCCACAACGTGACCGCTTCTGCCTACAACTCTACCTTCCCTTACCCTTTCGTTAACGGTACTTCTACCTACTCTCCTACCTCCACCGCTGCCCCCATCCCTCTCCAGTCCGTCGTTCCTAACCATAACGTGACCTTCGGCCACACAACTATTGCTTTCGGTAACGGCACGCGGGGTTCTTCTAGCGCTACTTCTTCCGCCGCCTCCAGCTCCGAATCCACTTCGAGCTCTGTTGCAACCGCTGCCGCTTCTAACCCCGCTGCGGTCAAGGCCCGATGGATGGGTCAGTAG
- a CDS encoding Platelet-activating factor acetylhydrolase 2, cytoplasmic, putative (Similar to TIGR gene model, INSD accession AAW44543.1) — translation MILPPILTASLPSPPGPHAVGYTFLTHPPLSPFFHPFPALKSTGKPAFRIEEIGYCLFYPTLSGGKEGKRWVNWVPEPFCGVIKGYERFLGGKGGMSWLVKPLGYIAGRLQMPLYPRAPLNPTDKPYPLLIFSHGLAGTRHTYSQLCAALASEGYIVLAVEHRDGSGPAVVLPPGENKESRMLYYTGVDDISWAEGEEHPVTHARTLQLDIRTREVYEAYHSFKRLLSHEGDLSIKIEGLEGDVRQSWIDSMKGKVDFDDLKLTGHSFGGGTILHLLQTPPPSNLLPSLPAKQAIALDPWLEPLPTPSDILQPATSSSMPPTLVINSAGFTEWPEHWEKLVDMMKGKGILVTMIGIGHQSFSDFPLLSPSGYSHAHSMIVKIHELSTAFLNRKLLSGTALAGKVPDKGDYERDEDGVKIKGKAAMKDGDVLLHLADKE, via the exons ATGATTCTTCCACCTATTCTTACAGCCTCGCTCCCATCACCGCCAGGGCCCCATGCTGTAGGCTACACCTTCCTTACCCACCcacctctttctccttttttccACCCGTTTCCTGCATTGAAGTCTACGGGCAAACCTGCATTCCGAATCGAAGAGATCGGTTATTGCTTATTCTATCCTACTTTGTCTGGAGGTAAGGAAGGTAAAAGGTGGGTAAACTGGGTGCCCGAGCCGTTTTGCGGGGTGATAAAGGGGTACGAGAGATTTCTGGGTGGCAAAGGTGGGATGTCATGGCTCGTGAAACCATTGGGATACATTGCTGGAAGGCTCCAG ATGCCTCTATATCCTCGAGCACCTCTCAACCCAACTGACAAACCATATcccctcctcatcttctctcaCGGCCTCGCTGGCACCCGTCACACCTACAGCCAGTTATGTGCAGCTCTCGCTTCAGAGGGTTATATTGTGCTTGCTGTAGAGCATAGGGATGGAAGTGGTCCGGCCGTGGTTCTGCCGCCAGGGGAAAACAAGGAGTCGAGGATGTTGTATTATACCGGCGTGGATGATATCAG CTGGGCAGAGGGCGAAGAGCATCCTGTGACTCATGCTAGGACATTACAGCTCGACATACGAACAAGGGAGGTGTATGAAGCATATCACTCGTTTAAACGTCTTCTTTCTCATGAAGGGGACTTGAGCATCAAGATCGAGGGGCTGGAAGGGGATGTTCGTCAGAGTTGGATTGACAGCATGAAGGGCAAGGTCGATTTTGATGACCTCAAGCTTACCGGCCATTCTTTCGGCGGTGGCACTATC cttcaccttcttcaaaCTCCCCCACCGTCCAACCTTCTCCCCTCTCTTCCCGCCAAACAAGCTATCGCTCTTGATCCATGGCTCGAACCTCTTCCAACACCATCAGACATCCTCCAACCCGCAACTTCCTCGTCGATGCCGCCAACTCTGGTGATCAATTCCGCCGGTTTCACGGAATGGCCTGAGCATTGGGAGAAACTAGTGGACATGATGAAGGGGAAAGGTATCTTGGTAACCATGATTGGGATCGGAC ACCAATCGTTCTCTGACTTCCCTCTTCTCAGTCCAAGTGGCTATTCTCATGCTCACTCTATGATCGTCAAAATCCATGAACTATCTACTGCATTTCTGAACAGAAAACTTTTGAGCGGTACCGCCCTCGCTGGGAAGGTGCCGGACAAGGGTGATTATGAGAGAGACGAAGACGGTGTGAAGATTAAAGGAAAAGCTGCTATGAAGGACGGGGACGTCCTGTTGCATCTTGCTGATAAAGAATAG
- a CDS encoding Hypothetical protein (Similar to SGTC gene model, INSD accession EAL19754.1; CNBG3820), with the protein MPSDPPPPYQPDDASSKSNLQTTAPQDATQSASAGGNAMQRSPTNMSGISDTSTEGTDIDLNDELRDMDDEQRDLPPGWVRCFDPKQQHHFYVDEATKRSTWVHPYDDPEFLRTLPKDHPAHPDSKEARAVRKYSEDEELSKRKRKEIKSVKGDSKAGIVGTSAEKEGSDGERNWFQRKKDKLIGTKEEREKAKAEKKRLKEEQKKRVQQEEAYRKRRKELIDKQLNDPMIRKSQCMINQKTIRTDKYGIGSRYAANPYMYSAPAGPFMRNSLYSSPYGFGYGGGYGRRGYYGGLGGMGMGMPLMMGGGAGLLGGMLLADSLDGGYGGGYGGGDMGGGDMGGGDMGGGGGF; encoded by the exons ATGCCTTCAGACCCACCCCCTCCTTATCAGCCAGACGATGCGTCGAGCAAATCCAACCTCCAGACCACAGCACCGCAAGATGCCACTCAGTCCGCTTCTGCTGGCGGAAACGCCATGCAGCGCTCACCGACGAATATGTCTGGAATTAGTGATACTTCGACTGAAGGGACTGATATTGATCTAAATGATGAGTTGAGGGATATGGATGACGAGCAGAGAGATTTGCCGCCCGGCTGGGTTAGGTGTTTTGATCCCAA GCAACAGCACCATTTCTACGTTGATGAAGCAACCAAGCGTTCAACTTGGGTTCACCCTTACGACGATCCTGAATTCTTACGTACTCTTCCTAAAGACCACCCCGCCCACCCAGATTCCAAAGAAGCCCGAGCAGTTCGCAAGTATTCAGAAGACGAAGAGCTCTCCAAGcggaaaaggaaggaaatTAAGAGTGTCAAGGGCGATAGTAAAGCGGGCATTGTAGGGACAAGTGCGGAGAAAGAGGGGAGCGATGGCGAGAGGAACTGGTTCcagagaaagaaggataaGCTAATTGGAACGAAGGAAGAGCGAGAAAAGGCCAAGGCTGAAAAGAAGCGGCTGAAGGAGGAGCAGAAGAAAAGAGTTCAG caagaagaagcatACCGCAAAAGACGTAAAGAGTTAATCGACAAACAGCTGAATGATCCTATGATTCGTAAGTCCCAATGCATGATCAATCAAAAAACGATACGTACTGATAAATATGGTATAGGCTCTCGATATGCGGCTAACCCTTATATGTACTCTGCCCCTGCTGGGCCATTCATGCGCAACAGCCTCTACTCGAGCCCCTATGGTTTTG GCTACGGCGGTGGATACGGGAGGCGTGGTTACTACGGAGGTCTAGGTGGTATGGGCATGGGTATGCCGTTGATGATGGGTGGAGGCGCCGGTCTACTGGGTGGTATGCTTCTGGCCGATTCTCTTGACGGTG GGTACGGTGGTGGATACGGTGGCGGAGACATGGGTGGAGGAGACATGGGTGGAGGAGACATGggcggcggtggtggtTTCTAA
- a CDS encoding Hypothetical protein (Similar to TIGR gene model, XP_571843.1; CNG00980), which produces MSDTEINVKTLKVAELKEELSKRGLDTKGLKKDLAERLQGALDAEANPSLLETAPAQTEEVPPSRPSTPPPPTTVDPDVAVEPSTSRPQTPPLAQGPSVPLAPSTPPLPTSDEGVGSVMVDGHPEALEQQDVELKDDVDMVETQPKAFDEEVAKGVTREEEKDALPLTPTPPPRSLSPLSVEEEEKEEQKEVEAERKFEAQSKTKSQPSAPVENDAKVEEDMQIASPSPQSPTDKKRPLSSSPAPPAKKSRTTDETTAAFPHAIHPPTSTLFISNLKRPFMHSALHEHLFSTTPASSSPTLPPARAPFASDEYPGLWLSGVKDHAFAVYPSVKEALAAAQRIDNVQWPEDTGSALTIEFIADDKLLALVQEEEQAWTNGRQKLNLKVIKRDDGEFEFIHEGVGNLGRAPMRGGGPLRGVGMRGGMQGGHPLHHPEGGLGQPQGPSGQFGAVFPGGPGARGPPRPVPLTGVNAIGVAGGRGGAAIGIRGRGGFSGGPGGYGRIDGPPPHGHGHAMQQRDTVKDELKMRPTRFKPRLFWKKGPRAVEGLARDGGR; this is translated from the exons ATGTCGGATACGGAAATCAATGTTAAAACGCTCAAGGTTGCAGAGCTCAAGGAAGAGCTTTCGAAACGTGGCCTCGATACCAAAGGTCTCAAGAAAGAT CTTGCCGAGAGGCTGCAAGGAGCTTTGGATGCCGAGGCGAACCCATCGCTCTTAGAAACCGCTCCAGCGCAAACGGAGGAAGTGCCGCCTTCTCGCCCTTCCACTCCGCCCCCGCCCACTACTGTCGATCCTGATGTTGCTGTTGAACCGTCGACTTCTCGTCCCCAGACCCCTCCCCTTGCCCAAGGCCCCTCAGTGCCCTTGGCACCATCAACGCCTCCACTTCCTACATCGGACGAAGGTGTCGGGTCGGTGATGGTGGATGGGCACCCCGAAGCGTTGGAGCAGCAAGATGTCGAGCTCAAGGATGACGTTGATATGGTGGAGACCCAGCCTAAAGCTTTTGACGAAGAGGTGGCCAAAGGAGTGacaagagaagaagaaaaggatgCGTTGCCTCTTACACCTACTCCACCACCAAGAAGTCTGTCACCTTTATCGGtagaagaggaggaaaaagaggagCAAAAGGAAGTAGAGGCCGAACGCAAGTTTGAAGCTCAGTCAAAAACTAAGTCTCAACCATCAGCTCCTGTTGAAAACGACGCAAAAGTTGAGGAGGACATGCAAATCgcttctccatctcctcaaaGTCCTACAGACAAGAAACGccctctttcttcctctcctgCTCCACCCGCTAAAAAGTCTCGTACAACCGACGAGACTACAGCAGCCTTTCCGCACGCCATCCACCCGCCCACGTCTACACTCTTTATCTCTAACCTCAAACGACCATTCATGCACTCTGCCTTGCACGAACATCTTTTCTCCACTACTCCCGCATCCAGTTCGCCTACTCTCCCACCTGCTCGCGCACCTTTTGCCAGCGACGAATACCCCGGTCTTTGGCTCTCTGGCGTAAAGGATCATGCTTTTGCCGTCTATCCTTCTGTTAAGGAGGCACTCGCCGCCGCTCAACGTATCGATAATGTCCAATGGCCTGAAGATACCGGCTCAGCGCTCACTATTGAATTTATCGCTGATGACAAGTTGCTTGCGCTCGTgcaagaggaagagcaggCATGGACCAACGGGAGACAAAAGTTGAATCTCAAGGTTATCAAGCGTGATGATGGAGAATTTGAGTTTATACATGAAGGTGTTGGGAATTTGGGACGTGCGCCCATGAGAGGTGGAGGACCCTTGAGAGGCGTAGGGATGAGAGGTGGCATGCAGGGTGGTCATCCTCTTCACCATCCCGAAGGAGGGTTGGGACAACCACAAGGACCTTCGGGACAGTTTGGAGCTGTTTTCCCAGGTGGACCTGGAGCGAGGGGTCCACCCAGACCTGTACCTTTGACTGGTGTCAATGCCATTGGGGTTGCTGGCGGAAGAGGAGGCGCTGCGATAGGGATCAGAGGACGAGGCGGGTTCAGCGGTGGGCCAGGAGGTTATGGAAGGATAGATGGACCACCACCTCATGGACATGGGCATGCGATGCAGCAAAGGGATACGGTAAAGGATGAATTGAAGATGAGGCCAACGAGGTTTAAGCCAAGACTGTTTTGGAAAAAGGGACCCAGGGCTGTTGAAGGCTTGGCAAGAGACGGGGGCAGATGA